The genomic segment ACCCGCAAAAACTATTTGGAGACCTCCGAACCTCTCGGCTATTTTGATCAGTCTATCTATGTCTCTGAGTATGAGGTTGTTTCTTTTGTAGGAGGTTACCCTTCTGGCTACGCACAGTATAGGACATTCTTGAACGAAGCTTACATCATAGTTCTTGTTTATGAAGGTAATGAGTCTCTCCTTTGCTTCCGAGTGAGCCTTAAGAAGATCTATAGATGGTATATCGTGTGCTTGTTTGAGAAGAGCTGGGTTATCATCCCACCCAAGAATGTACCTGTCAAAGAGATCCTTCATCTCTTCGCATACCCACCTCCTGTGATATACTCCGTTGGTGATGTAATCCACTTCTCTGAAAGCATAACTTTTGTTGGTTATGAACCTGTGCCTGAGAGATACTGCGTTAACTATGGAACTATATTTGGCACTCAAAAGGGAAAGATCAAGTTCGTTGCTATCCGTAACTTCATTCTCCCACTTTATTCCATCATATAGCTTTAGATATCCTTTCACCATATCAAGAGAAAAGGCATCGTGACCTACCGGCAGAGAGGTATGTGTGGTAAAGACAACCTTTTTTTTAACATCTTCAACGCTTTTGCTCTCTTTCAATAGTTCAAAGAGAAGAAAGGCTGAGTGGCTTTCATTTATGTGATAAAGAGTTATATCGTATCCAAGAGTTTTCAACATCCTGTATCCACCTATGCCTAAAAGTATTTCCTGTATTAGTCTCCTCTCTTTATCACTGTAATACAGCCTCTGAAAGGCTTCTCTCACCTTTTGATCGTTACCTTCAAGATCGCCATCAAGAAAAAGCACCCTTATGTCCCTTTTACCTTTTATTATGTACTCCCAAGATCTTAGCTTCTGATTTCTTTCACCTACAGGCACTTCTACCTCAACGATGAGAGGTTTTAGCACTTGTGAATAGTTCCACGTATCTTCCAGATCCAGCTGTCTGCCGTCCTTCCCTATCTTCTGGTAAACGTAACCCTTCTTGTAAAGGAGTGTGACGCAAACTGCAGGTATACCAAGATCAGCAAAGGTAAGTATGGTGTCACCTATGAGTGCGCCCAAACCTCCGCTGTATGTGGGTATATTTTCCTCCAACCCCACTTCCATCACAAAGTAGGCTATCATTTGAGAATATATTTTAACGCATGAGATTTATAAGCACCGATCTGACTTGTAGGCTTGACAGTCTGCCATGGTGTAAATTCCACACCCTGTTTGTTGTAGCTTTGGGTATAACTTGGGTGTTAGATGCCTTTGAGATAGTTATAGTCAGTGCTGTACTGAAGCCAATGTCCTCATCTTTGGGCTTTACACAGTTTCAAAGCTCCCTCATGGTCAGTGGTTTTCTTTTCGGAGCCAT from the Hydrogenobacter sp. genome contains:
- the glgP gene encoding alpha-glucan family phosphorylase, producing the protein MIAYFVMEVGLEENIPTYSGGLGALIGDTILTFADLGIPAVCVTLLYKKGYVYQKIGKDGRQLDLEDTWNYSQVLKPLIVEVEVPVGERNQKLRSWEYIIKGKRDIRVLFLDGDLEGNDQKVREAFQRLYYSDKERRLIQEILLGIGGYRMLKTLGYDITLYHINESHSAFLLFELLKESKSVEDVKKKVVFTTHTSLPVGHDAFSLDMVKGYLKLYDGIKWENEVTDSNELDLSLLSAKYSSIVNAVSLRHRFITNKSYAFREVDYITNGVYHRRWVCEEMKDLFDRYILGWDDNPALLKQAHDIPSIDLLKAHSEAKERLITFINKNYDVSFVQECPILCVARRVTSYKRNNLILRDIDRLIKIAERFGGLQIVFAGKAHPADSEGKAIIKDINDKISYAKSKTRSLKMVFIENYSIDLAKLLVSGCDVWLNNPKRPYEACGTSGMKAGMNGVLNFSTW